In Rhodanobacter denitrificans, a single window of DNA contains:
- a CDS encoding FHA domain-containing protein has protein sequence MSERSSGPQGTRFFSTEALRRYASDAESATERPISVREPVLEGSSLGIEGHRFALGPGRQAIGRRADNEIVIDDLSVSGNHAWITNQRGRCVIVNTLSTNGTFVNDRRIHEAALRHGDHIRLGQAEFVFLTREHGQPEPASRRRIVVAVLLAAVGALAALAWWFFGSP, from the coding sequence ATGAGCGAGCGATCTTCAGGACCGCAGGGCACCCGGTTTTTTTCCACCGAGGCGTTGCGGCGGTACGCCAGCGACGCCGAAAGCGCGACGGAGCGCCCGATCAGTGTGCGCGAGCCGGTGCTGGAAGGCAGCAGCCTCGGCATCGAAGGCCATCGCTTCGCCTTGGGGCCGGGCCGGCAGGCGATCGGTCGCCGCGCCGACAACGAGATCGTGATCGACGACCTCAGCGTATCCGGCAACCACGCCTGGATCACCAATCAGCGCGGCCGCTGCGTCATCGTGAACACGTTGTCCACCAACGGCACCTTCGTGAACGACCGGCGCATCCACGAGGCGGCCTTGCGCCACGGCGACCACATCCGGCTGGGGCAGGCGGAGTTCGTGTTCCTGACCCGCGAGCACGGCCAACCGGAACCGGCATCGCGGCGCCGGATCGTCGTTGCCGTGCTGCTCGCCGCCGTGGGCGCGCTGGCCGCGCTGGCGTGGTGGTTCTTCGGGTCGCCGTGA
- a CDS encoding PepSY domain-containing protein: MTHKLAPLTLALALATPVLVLPTAAAAQQAMTEPQVQSQLTAQGYTKVHDLKFRDGMWYAEARSANGSRVDLRIDAGTGQVYPDEQVSRLSKQDVRAALETQGYTHVHDVDFEDGMWTAKARNPAGNHVKLKIDPTSGKVIGTY; this comes from the coding sequence ATGACCCACAAGCTCGCCCCACTGACCCTCGCCCTGGCGCTGGCAACGCCGGTACTGGTACTCCCCACCGCTGCGGCGGCGCAGCAGGCGATGACCGAACCGCAGGTGCAAAGCCAGCTCACCGCGCAGGGCTACACCAAGGTGCACGACCTGAAGTTCAGGGACGGCATGTGGTACGCCGAGGCCAGGAGCGCAAACGGCAGCCGGGTGGACCTGCGCATCGACGCCGGCACCGGCCAGGTGTATCCGGATGAACAGGTGTCGCGGCTGAGCAAGCAGGACGTGCGCGCGGCGCTGGAAACCCAGGGCTACACGCACGTGCACGACGTGGACTTCGAGGACGGCATGTGGACGGCCAAGGCCAGAAACCCCGCCGGCAACCACGTCAAGCTGAAGATCGACCCCACCAGCGGCAAGGTGATCGGTACGTACTAG
- a CDS encoding alpha-glucosidase family protein, with protein MSDAPWWRGAVTYQIYPRSFLDTDGDGVGDLPGIIERLDYVTGLGVDAIWIAPFFKSPMADFGYDIADYRDVDPLFGTLADFDALLAKAHALGLKVMIDQVLSHTSAEHAWFRESRQSRDNPRADWYVWAEAKDDGSAPNNWLSLFGGSAWQWEPRRGQYYLHNFLTSQPDLNFHHPDVRAAILDSVRFWLDKGVDGFRLDAINFCFHDAQLRDNPPKPKEKRTGRGFSPDNPYAFQYHYYNNTRPENLAFLGELRALMDRYPGAATLGEISSEDSLATMAEYTRPGRLHMGYSFELLTDDFSAAHIRGTVQALEAQMTDGWPCWAISNHDVERVLTRWGGGQPSRQLANLLTAMLCSLRGSVCVYQGEELGLTEAELPYEALQDPYGIAFWPQFKGRDGCRTPMPWHDADAQAGFSRGTPWLPVPPEHRALAVNRQEADAHSVLHGFRTFMHWRKSQPALRWGDIAFIDTAEPVLAFTRRLDGQAVLVVFNLDGSAVDVDLPAASGELQPLDGHGLASGCLDGGRLRLPGHGAWFARVA; from the coding sequence ATGAGTGATGCACCCTGGTGGCGCGGAGCCGTCACCTACCAGATCTATCCGCGCAGTTTTCTCGACACGGACGGCGACGGCGTGGGCGATCTGCCGGGCATCATCGAGCGGCTCGACTACGTGACCGGCCTTGGCGTGGACGCGATCTGGATCGCGCCGTTTTTCAAGTCGCCGATGGCCGACTTCGGCTACGACATCGCCGACTACCGCGACGTCGATCCGTTGTTCGGCACGCTGGCGGATTTCGACGCGCTGCTGGCGAAGGCGCACGCGCTGGGGCTGAAGGTGATGATCGACCAGGTACTCAGCCACACCTCGGCCGAGCACGCGTGGTTCCGCGAAAGCCGGCAGAGCCGCGACAACCCGCGCGCCGACTGGTACGTGTGGGCCGAGGCGAAGGACGACGGCAGCGCGCCGAACAACTGGCTGTCGCTGTTCGGCGGCAGCGCCTGGCAGTGGGAGCCGCGCCGCGGCCAGTACTACCTGCACAACTTCCTGACTTCGCAGCCGGACCTGAATTTCCACCATCCCGACGTGCGCGCGGCCATTCTCGACAGCGTGCGCTTCTGGCTCGACAAGGGCGTGGACGGCTTCCGCCTGGACGCGATCAACTTCTGTTTCCACGACGCCCAACTGCGCGACAACCCGCCCAAGCCGAAGGAGAAGCGCACCGGCCGCGGCTTCAGCCCGGACAACCCGTACGCGTTCCAGTACCACTACTACAACAACACGCGGCCGGAGAACCTGGCCTTCCTCGGCGAGCTGCGCGCGCTGATGGACCGCTACCCGGGCGCAGCCACGCTGGGCGAGATCTCCTCTGAGGATTCGCTGGCGACGATGGCCGAGTACACCCGCCCCGGGCGGCTGCACATGGGCTACAGCTTCGAGCTGCTCACCGACGACTTCAGCGCCGCGCACATCCGCGGCACGGTGCAGGCGCTGGAAGCGCAGATGACCGACGGCTGGCCGTGCTGGGCGATCTCCAATCACGACGTCGAGCGCGTGCTGACCCGCTGGGGCGGCGGCCAGCCATCCAGGCAACTGGCCAACCTGCTCACCGCGATGCTGTGTTCCCTGCGCGGCTCGGTGTGTGTCTATCAGGGCGAGGAACTGGGGCTGACCGAAGCGGAGCTGCCGTACGAGGCGCTGCAGGACCCCTACGGCATCGCGTTCTGGCCGCAGTTCAAGGGCCGCGACGGTTGCCGCACGCCGATGCCGTGGCACGACGCCGATGCGCAGGCCGGCTTCAGCCGCGGCACGCCGTGGCTGCCGGTGCCGCCGGAGCACCGCGCGCTGGCGGTGAACCGGCAGGAAGCCGACGCGCATTCGGTACTGCACGGCTTCCGCACCTTCATGCACTGGCGCAAGTCGCAGCCGGCGCTGCGCTGGGGCGACATCGCCTTCATCGACACCGCCGAGCCGGTGCTGGCGTTCACCCGCCGCCTGGACGGGCAGGCCGTGCTGGTGGTGTTCAACCTGGATGGCTCCGCCGTCGACGTCGACTTGCCCGCCGCATCCGGCGAGCTGCAACCGCTGGATGGCCATGGCCTGGCGAGCGGCTGTCTCGACGGCGGCCGGTTGCGATTGCCCGGCCACGGCGCGTGGTTCGCCCGCGTGGCGTAA
- a CDS encoding TonB-dependent receptor, whose protein sequence is MVLKHNMLAMAIASVCFGMCGAAYAATAPAAGPQQSTQDQAPTTSAEQSKKDEKDKHKTQMQAVEVNGFISSIENSTALKRNASTIVEAVSAEQVGKLPGVSIADTLGRLPGLAVQTLNGRPQVLTIHGLGPDFSTALVNGGQQVSTSNNRDVQFDQYPSSWFDNVVVHLSPSANLIGQGLSGTVDMHTIRPLEKSGPEAAVNAKYIWNSMSELAPGKGVSNKGYNLNGVWVNQFADHTVGVTLGVDLENNPTQIQHQGPWGYPSDSNGDAVIGGSKNFGITDSMKRNGALATVQWQPNEHYTGTIDLTYDNFKEVQQAKGMEFPLWWSSAQLQPGGVVIPDPHVSGGGFVQSGTYANVTPVIRNDYNSTSAGVTNFNWENKFTINENWTINANANYSRATRRDVNLESYSGTGYNKTGATDTVGFNELGNGMLFLNPSLDYTNGVVLTDPQGWGAGSDVVQAGFINAPRTVDSLANVRIAVERSFASGPFSSMEFGVSNSRRNKSYHIDQSFLTLGGGTISGGSAVTTAAIQGGSSCDPLSWMGVGSQLCYNPFALIGNGSLANVPTFGSNTGTPPDWKTHENVFTPYVQFNIDTQLGGVSLRGNFGIQAQRTSQRASGERVAPDSATTGNNIVLIPVTGSTSYTRYLPSANLIFGFTDNDDLRVSAARTLARPRMDQMNAGLGVSGDNSHLQSTDPNQAYFSAKGGNPKLRPTMADNFNVSYEHYFSGGNSYQCNSADQKNSDLCRSGGGGYFSVSGYFIGLHDYINPNASFLYDFSPFLPFKLSAQQLPLLGTPYGIVTGPTNDGRGYVKGLQGTLNLPFNLIAQPLDGFGVILTGNRTKSSLVYPGNPTPITVPGLSKWVANATLYYQHNGFEARISDNYRSNFLGEVSGISATRVEQTLRGGSSYDAQVSYTFDSGSLKGLTLIAQGSNLSNKIFTTFQNNDPRQVQTWERYGRTYSLGASYKFQ, encoded by the coding sequence ATGGTTCTGAAACACAACATGCTGGCGATGGCGATTGCATCGGTATGCTTTGGCATGTGCGGCGCGGCCTATGCCGCCACCGCGCCCGCGGCTGGCCCGCAGCAGAGCACGCAGGATCAGGCGCCGACCACCTCGGCCGAGCAGTCCAAGAAGGACGAAAAGGACAAGCACAAGACACAGATGCAGGCAGTCGAAGTCAACGGCTTCATCAGCAGCATCGAGAACTCCACCGCGCTGAAGCGCAACGCCAGCACCATCGTCGAGGCGGTGTCGGCCGAGCAGGTCGGCAAGCTCCCCGGCGTGAGCATCGCCGACACCCTCGGCCGCCTGCCCGGCCTCGCCGTGCAGACCTTGAATGGCCGCCCGCAGGTGCTGACCATCCACGGCCTGGGCCCCGACTTCTCTACCGCGCTGGTCAACGGCGGCCAGCAGGTCTCCACCTCGAACAACCGCGACGTGCAGTTCGATCAGTACCCGTCGAGCTGGTTCGACAACGTGGTGGTGCACCTGTCGCCCTCCGCCAACCTGATCGGCCAGGGTCTGTCCGGCACGGTCGACATGCACACCATCCGCCCGCTGGAGAAGAGCGGCCCCGAGGCGGCGGTGAACGCCAAGTACATCTGGAACAGCATGTCCGAGCTGGCACCGGGCAAGGGCGTGAGCAACAAGGGCTACAACTTGAACGGCGTGTGGGTGAACCAGTTCGCCGACCACACTGTGGGCGTGACCCTGGGCGTGGACCTGGAGAACAACCCCACGCAGATCCAGCACCAAGGGCCGTGGGGCTATCCGAGCGATAGCAACGGCGACGCGGTGATCGGCGGCTCGAAGAACTTCGGCATCACCGATTCGATGAAGCGCAACGGCGCACTGGCCACCGTGCAGTGGCAGCCGAACGAGCACTACACCGGCACCATCGACCTGACCTACGACAACTTCAAGGAAGTGCAGCAGGCCAAGGGCATGGAGTTTCCGCTGTGGTGGAGCTCGGCGCAGCTGCAGCCCGGCGGCGTGGTGATACCGGATCCCCACGTCAGTGGCGGCGGCTTCGTGCAGAGCGGCACCTACGCCAACGTGACGCCGGTGATCCGCAACGACTACAACAGCACCAGCGCCGGGGTCACCAACTTCAACTGGGAAAACAAGTTCACCATCAACGAGAACTGGACGATCAACGCCAACGCGAACTACTCGCGCGCGACTCGTCGTGACGTCAATCTCGAAAGCTATTCCGGCACCGGCTACAACAAGACCGGAGCCACCGACACCGTGGGCTTCAACGAGCTCGGCAACGGCATGCTCTTCCTCAACCCATCGCTGGACTACACCAATGGCGTGGTGCTGACCGACCCGCAGGGCTGGGGCGCGGGCAGCGACGTGGTGCAGGCCGGCTTCATCAATGCGCCGCGCACCGTCGATTCGCTCGCCAACGTGCGCATCGCGGTGGAACGCAGCTTTGCCAGCGGTCCGTTCTCCAGCATGGAGTTCGGCGTGAGCAACAGCCGTCGCAACAAGTCCTACCACATCGACCAGAGCTTCCTGACCCTGGGCGGCGGCACCATCAGCGGCGGTAGTGCCGTCACCACCGCAGCGATCCAGGGTGGCAGCAGTTGCGATCCGCTGTCGTGGATGGGCGTCGGCTCGCAGCTTTGCTACAACCCGTTCGCCCTGATCGGCAACGGCAGCTTGGCCAACGTGCCGACATTCGGCTCCAACACCGGCACGCCGCCGGATTGGAAGACGCATGAGAACGTCTTCACGCCGTACGTGCAATTCAACATCGACACCCAGTTGGGTGGCGTCAGCCTGCGCGGCAACTTCGGCATCCAGGCGCAGCGCACCTCGCAGCGTGCGAGCGGCGAGCGCGTGGCGCCGGACAGCGCCACCACCGGCAACAACATCGTGCTGATCCCGGTAACCGGCAGTACCAGCTACACCCGTTACCTGCCCAGCGCGAACCTGATCTTCGGATTCACCGACAACGATGACCTGCGCGTCAGCGCCGCCCGCACCCTGGCCCGCCCGCGCATGGACCAGATGAACGCCGGTCTTGGGGTTAGCGGCGACAACTCGCACCTGCAAAGCACCGACCCGAACCAGGCCTACTTCAGCGCCAAGGGCGGCAACCCGAAGCTGCGGCCAACCATGGCCGACAACTTCAATGTCAGCTACGAGCACTACTTCAGTGGCGGCAACAGCTACCAGTGCAACTCCGCCGACCAGAAGAATTCCGACCTGTGCCGCAGCGGCGGCGGTGGCTACTTCTCGGTGTCGGGCTACTTCATCGGCCTGCACGACTACATCAACCCGAACGCGTCCTTCCTGTACGACTTCAGCCCCTTCCTGCCGTTCAAGCTGTCCGCGCAGCAGTTGCCCCTGCTGGGTACCCCCTACGGCATCGTCACCGGGCCGACCAACGATGGCCGCGGCTACGTGAAGGGTCTTCAGGGCACCCTGAACCTGCCGTTCAACCTGATCGCGCAACCGCTGGACGGCTTCGGCGTGATCCTCACCGGCAACCGCACCAAGAGCTCGCTGGTCTACCCCGGCAATCCGACGCCGATCACCGTGCCGGGCCTGTCGAAGTGGGTCGCCAACGCCACGCTGTACTACCAGCACAACGGATTCGAGGCGCGTATCAGCGACAACTACCGCTCCAACTTCCTGGGCGAGGTGTCGGGCATCAGCGCCACGCGTGTCGAGCAGACCTTGAGGGGCGGCAGCAGCTACGACGCGCAGGTGAGCTACACGTTCGACAGCGGCAGCCTGAAGGGCCTGACCTTGATCGCGCAGGGCTCCAACCTGTCGAACAAGATCTTCACCACGTTCCAGAACAACGACCCGCGCCAAGTGCAGACCTGGGAACGCTACGGCCGCACCTATTCGCTGGGCGCCTCGTACAAGTTCCAGTAA
- a CDS encoding M28 family metallopeptidase, protein MKRLLLSALIIAACSAAQAADVPAFSTERLSAEVKTLSSDAFEGRGPATPAETKTIDYVVAQMKAAGLQPGGDLKDGKRGWTQAVPLRRSQIIGTPKLTLALGDKHEALSQGGQIAVRAPMDGSTAVAIENAPLVFVGYGVKAPERHWDDFKGVDLHGKIAVVLVNDPDFETGHGDFGGKAMTYYGRWTYKYEEAARQGALGLLIVHETAPASYGWATVKNSNTNTMFDIVRDQPSAVHPQLEAWIQRDLAVAMFKHAGLDFDALKKQAQTRAFKPVTLKGESLSASFKVDKSVITSHNIVGRIEGSKHPEQTVIYSAHWDHLGVGQPDAKGDRIYNGAVDNATGTAALIELARAFAHAPRPERSVVFLNVTAEEKGLLGSEYYAANPLYPLATTAGVLNMDALDPHGPARNFTISGSAKLGLLDDLIADAKQYGMSYTADPKPEAGHFFRSDHFSFAKRGVPAISFGSGNDWVNGGLKAGKAAEDEYVAKHYHQPSDEWQASWSFTGMARDLQLLYAVGSQLANSGQWPDWSKDSEFRGIRDASAAERK, encoded by the coding sequence GTGAAGCGATTGCTCCTCTCCGCCCTGATCATCGCCGCGTGCTCTGCTGCGCAGGCCGCCGACGTCCCGGCCTTCAGCACCGAACGCCTCTCCGCCGAAGTGAAGACGCTGTCCTCGGACGCGTTCGAGGGCCGCGGCCCGGCCACGCCGGCCGAGACGAAGACGATCGACTACGTGGTGGCGCAGATGAAGGCCGCCGGGCTGCAGCCCGGCGGCGACCTCAAGGACGGCAAGCGCGGCTGGACCCAGGCGGTGCCGCTGCGACGCAGCCAGATCATCGGCACGCCGAAGCTCACGCTCGCCCTCGGCGACAAACACGAAGCCCTGAGCCAGGGCGGGCAGATCGCCGTGCGCGCACCGATGGACGGCTCGACCGCGGTGGCGATCGAGAACGCCCCGCTGGTGTTCGTCGGCTACGGCGTCAAGGCGCCGGAGCGCCATTGGGACGACTTCAAGGGCGTCGACCTGCACGGCAAGATCGCCGTGGTGCTGGTCAACGACCCCGACTTCGAGACCGGGCACGGCGACTTCGGCGGCAAGGCGATGACCTACTACGGCCGCTGGACCTACAAGTACGAGGAAGCCGCGCGGCAGGGTGCGCTGGGCCTGCTGATCGTGCACGAAACCGCGCCGGCCTCGTATGGCTGGGCCACGGTGAAGAACTCCAACACCAACACGATGTTCGATATCGTGCGCGACCAGCCCTCGGCCGTGCATCCGCAACTGGAGGCGTGGATCCAGCGCGACCTCGCGGTTGCGATGTTCAAGCACGCCGGGCTGGACTTCGACGCGCTGAAGAAGCAGGCGCAGACGCGGGCGTTCAAGCCGGTGACGCTGAAGGGCGAGAGCCTGTCGGCCAGCTTCAAGGTCGACAAGAGCGTGATCACCTCGCACAACATCGTCGGCCGCATCGAGGGCAGCAAGCACCCGGAGCAGACGGTGATCTACAGCGCGCACTGGGATCACCTCGGCGTCGGCCAGCCCGACGCGAAGGGCGACCGCATCTACAACGGCGCGGTCGACAACGCCACCGGCACCGCGGCGCTGATCGAGCTGGCCCGCGCATTTGCACACGCACCGCGGCCCGAGCGCTCGGTGGTGTTCCTCAACGTCACCGCCGAGGAGAAGGGCCTGCTCGGCTCCGAGTACTACGCCGCCAACCCGCTGTACCCGCTGGCCACCACCGCCGGCGTGCTCAACATGGACGCGCTCGACCCGCACGGCCCCGCGCGCAACTTCACCATTTCCGGCAGCGCCAAGCTGGGCCTGCTGGACGACCTGATCGCCGACGCGAAGCAGTACGGCATGAGCTACACCGCCGACCCGAAGCCGGAGGCCGGCCACTTCTTCCGCTCCGATCATTTCTCGTTCGCCAAGCGCGGCGTGCCGGCGATCTCGTTCGGCTCCGGCAACGACTGGGTCAACGGCGGCCTGAAGGCCGGCAAGGCGGCCGAGGACGAATACGTCGCCAAGCACTACCACCAGCCGTCCGACGAATGGCAGGCCAGCTGGTCGTTCACCGGCATGGCGCGCGACCTGCAGCTGCTCTACGCCGTGGGCAGCCAGCTGGCGAATTCCGGCCAGTGGCCGGACTGGAGCAAGGACTCCGAGTTCCGCGGCATCCGCGACGCCAGCGCCGCCGAGCGGAAATAG
- a CDS encoding alpha/beta hydrolase, whose amino-acid sequence MAPRRRPLVSWWLLGVLLLAGCAPALAADAVAGDEPVQLQFDAPAFAPQRIKVAVYLPPGYARASGRRYPVLYANDGQDMTAVGLQPTLAQLYRDQAIEPLIVVAIRMLDDRASGYGLSDRAAARSLVGGSRIGPIGMRAQDYSAWVATALVPYVDTHYRTRRSARGRTMLGWSLGALNAFNLGWQYPEVFGQVGAFSPSFWLAADRSSATAIQHTRLAQAMVDHGPGRAGLKFWFAAGTTEETADRDGDGINDTVDDVQDLLEGYRGADGFRARGLKQLGYSINLDYAGHPSRRADASLFLLPGGQHDQASWKRMLPPFLRWAYARPRQKPL is encoded by the coding sequence ATGGCGCCGCGCCGCCGCCCGCTCGTGTCGTGGTGGCTGCTTGGCGTGCTGCTGCTTGCCGGCTGCGCGCCCGCCCTCGCGGCGGATGCCGTTGCCGGCGACGAGCCGGTGCAACTGCAGTTCGATGCACCCGCGTTCGCGCCGCAGCGAATCAAGGTGGCCGTCTATCTGCCACCCGGCTACGCACGGGCATCCGGCCGCCGCTACCCGGTGCTGTACGCGAACGACGGCCAGGACATGACGGCGGTCGGCCTGCAGCCGACCCTGGCGCAGCTGTATCGGGACCAGGCGATCGAGCCGCTGATCGTGGTGGCGATCCGCATGCTCGACGACCGCGCCAGCGGCTACGGCCTGTCCGACCGTGCCGCGGCGCGCAGCCTGGTCGGCGGTTCGCGGATCGGCCCGATCGGTATGCGCGCGCAGGACTATTCCGCATGGGTCGCCACCGCGCTGGTGCCGTATGTGGACACGCACTACCGCACGCGCCGGTCCGCGCGCGGGCGCACGATGCTGGGCTGGTCGCTCGGCGCGTTGAACGCGTTCAACCTCGGCTGGCAGTACCCGGAGGTATTCGGTCAGGTCGGCGCGTTTTCGCCCTCGTTCTGGCTGGCTGCGGACCGCAGCAGCGCCACTGCGATCCAGCACACGCGGCTGGCACAGGCGATGGTCGATCATGGGCCCGGGCGCGCGGGCCTGAAATTCTGGTTCGCGGCGGGTACGACGGAGGAAACCGCGGACCGCGACGGCGACGGCATCAACGATACGGTCGACGACGTGCAGGACCTGCTCGAAGGCTATCGCGGCGCCGACGGCTTTCGCGCACGTGGCCTGAAGCAGCTCGGCTATTCGATCAACCTGGACTACGCGGGACATCCGTCGCGCAGGGCGGATGCCTCGCTGTTCCTGTTGCCTGGCGGCCAGCACGACCAGGCGTCATGGAAGCGGATGCTGCCGCCGTTCCTGCGCTGGGCCTACGCCCGGCCCCGGCAAAAACCGTTGTAG